Genomic segment of Paenibacillus polymyxa:
AGTATTAAAGAGGGACGGCAATCAGGTGATCGGTCTTCGCGGGATGCCGCGTGTGGGCAAAACGGAATCCATTATTGCCAGTAGTGTATGCGCAATGAAGCGTTGGACTTTTGTGTCTTCAACGTTACTACGACAGACGGTGCGCAGTCAGCTCTCTGAAGAAGAAATGAACCCAAACAATGTGTTTATTATTGATGGTATTGTGAGTACAATTCGGTCAAATGAAAGACATTATCACCTGCTTCAGGAAATCATGAGCATGCCAAGTACTAAAGTGATTGAGCATCCTGATGTATTTGTACGTGAATCAGGATACAGCTTTGACGATTTCAATATCATTATTGAACTTCGCAATAATCCGGCTGAGGAAATTATTTATGATACCTTTACAGCCAGTTATACAGAAG
This window contains:
- a CDS encoding DUF3388 domain-containing protein — its product is MTEETKQWYMEYKIHKNRPGLLGDIASMLGILGVNILTINGVEGERRGMLLETDDDEKIRILGDTLKKASNITVTALRAPRLVDILAVRHGRYIDRDSDDRKTFRFTRDELGLLVDFLGEVLKRDGNQVIGLRGMPRVGKTESIIASSVCAMKRWTFVSSTLLRQTVRSQLSEEEMNPNNVFIIDGIVSTIRSNERHYHLLQEIMSMPSTKVIEHPDVFVRESGYSFDDFNIIIELRNNPAEEIIYDTFTASYTEDL